In Cyanobacterium stanieri LEGE 03274, the genomic window TGACAAGGTAGCCACCCTACTAAATCAAACCTTAGCCACCACCTTAGATCTCAAAACCCAAACAAAACAAGCCCATTGGAACGTAAAAGGAAAAGACTTTTATCAACTCCATAACTTTTTTGATGAAATGGCAGGGGAATTAGAAGCCTATGTGGATATGGTAGCCGAAAGGGTGACAGCCCTTGCCTGTGTAGCCCTTGGTACAGCAAAAGTAGCTGCCGCTAACTCCATCTTAGAAGAATACCCCC contains:
- the dps gene encoding DNA starvation/stationary phase protection protein Dps — protein: MGNHLYSTRLDLSEEVRDKVATLLNQTLATTLDLKTQTKQAHWNVKGKDFYQLHNFFDEMAGELEAYVDMVAERVTALACVALGTAKVAAANSILEEYPLTAVKGKEHLEALADRYAAYGAHLRKAIEITDELGDADTSDLYTEISRTIDMRLWFIEAHLH